A stretch of Nyctibius grandis isolate bNycGra1 chromosome 24, bNycGra1.pri, whole genome shotgun sequence DNA encodes these proteins:
- the RBBP4 gene encoding histone-binding protein RBBP4 produces MADKEAAFDDAVEERVINEEYKIWKKNTPFLYDLVMTHALEWPSLTAQWLPDVTRPEGKDFSIHRLVLGTHTSDEQNHLVIASVQLPNDDAQFDASHYDSEKGEFGGFGSVSGKIEIEIKINHEGEVNRARYMPQNPCIIATKTPSSDVLVFDYTKHPSKPDPSGECNPDLRLRGHQKEGYGLSWNPNLSGHLLSASDDHTICLWDISAVPKEGKVVDAKTIFTGHTAVVEDVSWHLLHESLFGSVADDQKLMIWDTRSNNTSKPSHSVDAHTAEVNCLSFNPYSEFILATGSADKTVALWDLRNLKLKLHSFESHKDEIFQVQWSPHNETILASSGTDRRLNVWDLSKIGEEQSPEDAEDGPPELLFIHGGHTAKISDFSWNPNEPWVICSVSEDNIMQVWQMAENIYNDEDPEGSVDPEGQGS; encoded by the exons atgGCGGACAAGGAAG cAGCCTTTGATGATGCAGTGGAAGAACGTGTGATCAATGAAGAGtataaaatatggaaaaagaatACCCCCTTCTTATATGATTTGGTAATGACCCATGCTCTGGAGTGGCCCAGCTTGACTGCTCAGTGGCTTCCTGATGTAACAAG ACCCGAAGGCAAAGATTTCAGTATTCACCGGTTAGTCCTGGGGACTCACACTTCAGATGAACAAAACCACCTTGTGATAGCTAGTGTGCAGTTGCCTAACGATGATGCACAGTTTGATGCTTCACACTACGATAGTGAGAAAGGAG AGTTTGGAGGTTTTGGGTCAGTTAGTGGAAAAATTGAAATTGAAATCAAGATAAATCACGAGGGAGAAGTGAACAGAGCACGTTACATGCCACAGAACCCATGTATCATCGCTACGAAGACTCCATCCAGTGACGTCCTTGTCTTTGATTACACCAAACACCCTTCTAAACCAG ACCCTTCTGGAGAGTGCAACCCTGATCTGCGTCTTCGTGGACACCAGAAGGAAGGTTATGGGCTGTCATGGAACCCAAACCTGAGTGGGCATTTGCTTAGTGCTTCTGATGATCAT ACCATTTGCTTGTGGGATATTAGTGCTGTTCCGAAAGAAGGCAAAGTGGTGGATGCAAAGACCATCTTCACGGGGCATACAGCAGTAGTGGAAGATGTATCTTGGCACCTGCTCCATGAATCTCTTTTTGGATCTGTTGCTGATGATCAGAAGCTCATGAT TTGGGATACTCGGTCAAACAACACCTCCAAACCTAGTCATTCAGTGGATGCTCACACAGCTGAGGTCAACTGCCTCTCTTTCAATCCCTATAGTGAGTTTATCCTGGCTACAGGATCAGCTGATAAG actgTTGCTCTATGGGACTTGAGGAACCTAAAGCTGAAGTTGCACTCCTTTGAATCAcataaagatgaaatatttcag GTTCAGTGGTCTCCCCATAATGAAACTATATTGGCCTCCAGTGGCACTGACCGCAGGCTGAATGTTTGGGACTTGAG TAAAATTGGAGAAGAGCAATCCCCTGAAGATGCTGAGGATGGTCCCCCAGAGCTGTTG TTTATTCATGGTGGTCATACTGCAAAGATATCTGATTTCTCCTGGAATCCCAATGAACCCTGGGTAATTTGTTCTGTATCAGAAGATAATATCATGCAAGTCTGGCAAATG GCAGAGAACATATATAATGATGAAGACCCTGAAGGAAGCGTGGATCCAGAAGGTCAAGGATCCTAG
- the SYNC gene encoding syncoilin, whose amino-acid sequence MAEPEPPPELQLDEAGASSAPQGAAAGAAPHPDLSHSPLDPAVGVGVTALHGDSPDTRRELQADGGDTLVELNMPGTQLDKDAARAEIPLDVDGAGIPLDVDADGVEIALDVDGAGIPLEVDGARIPLEVDADGEGIPLDVDVAGIPLDVDADGAGIPLDVDGAGIPLDVDADGTGIPLYMDTDGAGIPLDMEAEGAGSPLDADGAEHQCLTLEELGDYFQECIEAVEQLEKERDSLIAELGQLREPALQEIRHAHEEIQAACRLLAKVELERDNLKDEIRQIKQKLFKVTKECVACQYQLESRRHDLSQHAAYRGELETQAGQLSGELSRLKETCEKEKEVLRQRLEMPPCRQDNLYLQESRRLSMEFESFVAESRRGLEEHYEPQLLRLLERREAGAKALQEMQGEIQGMKEALRPLQGEVSRLRLQNRSLEEQIVLVKQKRDEEVGQYREQVEELEDRLKELKNGVQLQQRKNQELEELRTSLHRELSIYKGCLEIYGHLCKSEEKADQDC is encoded by the exons ATGGCAGAGCCCGAGCCCcctccagagctgcagctggatgAAGCCGGAGCATCCTCAGCCCCGCAGGGAGCggctgcaggggctgctccACACCCGGACCTTTCGCATAGCCCGTTAGACCCAGCCGTGGGCGTGGGGGTGACAGCCCTGCACGGGGACAGCCCAGACACCCGCCGGGAGCTGCAGGCAGACGGTGGAGACACTTTGGTGGAGCTAAACATGCCAGGGACCCAGCTGGACAAGGATGCAGCCAGGGCTGAGATCCCGCTGGACGTGGATGGGGCAGGAATCCCGCTGGACGTGGATGCAGATGGAGTAGAGATCGCACTGGACGTGGATGGGGCAGGGATCCCGCTGGAGGTGGATGGGGCCAGGATCCCACTGGAGGTGGATGCAGATGGAGAAGGGATCCCACTAGATGTGGACGTGGCAGGGATCCCACTGGACGTGGATGCAGATGGGGCAGGGATCCCACTGGACGTGGATGGGGCAGGGATCCCGCTGGATGTGGATGCAGATGGGACGGGGATCCCACTGTACATGGACACAGACGGGGCAGGGATCCCGCTGGACATGGAGGCAGAGGGGGCAGGCAGCCCCCTGGATGCGGATGGCGCGGAGCACCAGTGCCTCACCCTCGAAGAGCTGGGGGACTACTTCCAGGAGTGCATCGAAGCTGTCgagcagctggagaaagagagagacagccTGATCGCAGAGCTCGGCCAGCTCCGGGAGCCGGCGCTGCAGGAGATCCGCCATGCCCACGAGGAGATCCAGGCCGCCTGCCGGCTGCTGGCCAAGgtggagctggagagggacaaCCTGAAGGATGAGATCCGGCAGATCAAGCAGAAGCTGTTTAAGGTGACGAAGGAGTGCGTGGCTTGTCAGTACCAGCTGGAGAGCCGGCGGCACGACCTCTCCCAGCACGCCGCTTACCGGGGCGAGCTGGAGACCCAGGCTGGGCAGCTCTCCGGCGAACTGTCCCGGCTGAAGGAGACCTgcgagaaggagaaggaggtttTGAGGCAACGGCTGGAGATGCCGCCGTGTCGGCAGGATAACCTGTACCTGCAGGAGAGCCGCCGGCTCTCCATGGAGTTCGAGAGCTTCGTGGCGGAGAGCCGGCGGGGGCTGGAGGAGCACTACGAGCCCCAGCTGCTGCGGCTGCTGGAGAGACGCGAGGCGGGGGCGAAGGCGCTGCAGGAGATGCAGGGGGAGATCCAGGGGATGAAGGAAGCCCTGCGGCCCTTGCAGGGGGAGGTCAGCCGGCTGCGGCTGCAGAACCGGAGCCTGGAGGAGCAGATCGTCCTCGTCAAGCAGAAGCGGGATGAGGAGGTCGGGCAGTACCGG GAACAGGTTGAGGAGCTGGAAGacaggctgaaggagctgaagaACGGGGTCCAGCTCCAGCAGCGCAAGAATCAGGAACTGGAGGAGCTGAGGACCAGCCTCCACCGGGAGCTCTCCATCTACAA GGGCTGCTTAGAAATCTACGGCCACCTTTGCAAATCCGAAGAAAAAGCCGACCAGGACTGTTAG
- the NHSL3 gene encoding NHS-like protein 3, translating into MSAEAAPVAGGEREPERGGGGGGGGGSAGAPPRRRKARAGSLRRALSWLRGRRRRRKGGSSPSGAEGRGAAKGEAEKRLSVQYTAGEQCPDNVFFPSTRPPHLEELHNQAQLGLKSLQHQEKQKQTKSAWDHGDTSSLQSCASSEDDSVSFRSRAASCATDSTSEDALSIRSEMIQRKGSTFRPHDSFPKSSEKAGKKRKERRTTVLGIPQHVQKELGLRNSREAKGHPEADGRGPVGRGGSQAPQPLLNGRQVSGDAIRIPTIDGKLQPLAVPKGARVRLGALEEADAALQKHIDRVYYDDTLLGRKTAAKLSPMARPKSLAVPGMTTNANPPELLSPVMSISPQGTYMSKIIPNAILPPMVDVVALTRSSVRTLSRCSLVSSSPASVRSLARFSEHSARSREPSSSSDNWSHSQSTETIVSNSSTISSQGGSDRRQPEAGPRGEADATARSDTDQVSIYSSASFASSKPTAGPSPAPPGLRAMAGSSGRASPAYSTSSQAEGSDTGSLASERSSTRSVSLRKMKKPPAPPRRTYSLHQKAEGEPKVLGLPPKPDRRSQRESSVPWSLRPEPFSPTAEDEVFSPSSLSEISSLRSESLAGTSSPEASQGSPGTTVVLREPQAQPKWSCPDGSDRTMSPSSGYSSQSGTPTLPTKGLGPPSVSPGRAQPQKPDRVCSLQSPALSVSSSLTSISSSASDPAPPETLPCRSDRFVIPPHPKVPAPFSPPPTKPQQSPAPAGPLLPSPAPPAPSTACQEPSAKPSGKSPPPSPPPAYHPPPPPAKKAEGSPQASSEGPADTAWPPPPPPAPEEHDLSMADFPPPDEAYFSSLPDAAPAPAAEQKAAPSPGAASSSFSAAVSSRSQQQCPPAGAPRPPSPAEPPPAVTVPPPPPLPVPSAPAPLPQTSLKKAANGPRADARKEPASRSKSSPVPKEDASLPIVTPSLLQMVRLRSVSVEPPAGAGAGAEERPAPQKPVRRSLSTRQPPPAKDTVPSNQLHAAVHLKAAALSSGEAAEKPPGSRAALPGPEGPPGDGQLSPRHKSPASTASFIFAKSSRKLVIETALSPEAQADLKRNLVAELMNVSGQRSAAPAAAQQGPGKAQAHRKPGKIPPPVAKKPSLGLGPAPSPLSPKAPGPEALGSPVPDGKAKAVPVDESRTKSEPAGTAASGTEGRSATEPPAQDGRGETA; encoded by the exons ATGTCCGCCGAGGCTGCACCTGTGGCGGGCGGCGAGCGGGAgccggagcggggcggcggcggcggcggcggcggcggctcggcGGGGGCCCCCCCCCGGCGGAGGAAGGCCCGGGCGGGCTCGCTGCGCCGGGCCCTCAGCTGGCTccgcggccggcggcggcggcgcaaGGGCGGCAGCTCCCCGAGCGGGGCGGAGGGACGAG GCGCTGCCAAGGGTGAGGCCGAGAAGCGGCTGAGCGTGCAGTACACAGCAGGCGAGCAATGCCCCGACAATGTCTTCTTCCCCAGCACGCGGCCCCCGCACCTGGAGGAGCTGCACAACCAGGCCCAGCTGGGACTGAagtccctgcagcaccagg agaagcagaagcagacCAAAAGTGCCTGGGACCACGGGGACACCAGCAGCCTCCAG TCCTGCGCATCCTCGGAGGATGACAGCGTGTCCTTCCGGAGCCGCGCGGCCTCCTGTGCCACCGACAGCACCTCCGAGGACGCCCTCTCCATCCGCTCCGAGATGATCCAGCGGAAAG GTTCCACCTTCCGACCGCACGACTCCTTTCCCAAATCCTCGGAGAAGGCTGgcaagaagaggaaggagaggaggacgACGGTGCTGGGCATCCCCCAGCATGTCCAGAAGGAGCTGG GTCTCAGGAACAGCCGGGAAGCCAAGGGACACCCCGAGGCTGATGGGCGAGGGCCGGTGGGGCGCGGGGGCAGCCAGGCGCCGCAGCCCTTGCTGAACGGCAGGCAGGTCTCCGGCGACGCCATCCGCATCCCCACCATCGACGGGAAGCTGCAGCCGCTGGCTGTCCCCAAAGGTGCCCGCGTCCGCCTGGGAGCCTTGGAGGAGGCAGACGCGGCCCTGCAGAAGCACATCGACCGGGTTTACTACGACGACACATTGCTGGGGAGGAAGACGGCGGCCAAGCTGTCACCCATGGCGAGGCCGAAGTCGCTGGCCGTGCCGGGCATGACCACCAATGCCAACCCTCCGGAGCTGCTGAGCCCCGTCATGTCCATCTCGCCCCAGGGCACCTACATGTCCAAGATCATCCCCAATGCCATCCTGCCGCCCATGGTGGACGTGGTGGCCCTGACGCGCAGCAGCGTGCGGACGCTGAGCCGCTGCAGCCTGGTGTCATCCAGCCCGGCCTCGGTGCGCTCCCTCGCCCGCTTCTCAGAGCACAGCGCCCGCAGCCGCgagccctcctcctccagcgACAACTGGAGCCACTCGCAGTCCACGGAGACCATcgtctccaacagctccaccaTCTCCTCCCAGGGCGGCTCCGACCGCCGGCAGCCCGAGGCAGGACCACGCGGTGAGGCGGATGCCACGGCTCGCTCCGACACCGACCAAGTCAGCATCTACAGCTCTGCCAGCTTCGCCAGCTCCAAGCCCACCGCTGGCCCCTCACCTGCGCCCCCCGGGCTCCGGGCCATGGCAGGCAGCAGTGGCCGGGCGTCCCCCGCCTACAGCACGAGCAGCCAGGCGGAGGGCTCGGACACGGGCAGCCTGGCCAGCGAGCGCTCCTCCACCCGCAGCGTCTCCCTCAGGAAGATGAAGaagcccccggccccccctcGCAGGACCTACTCGCTGCACCAGAAGGCCGAGGGGGAGCCCAAGGTGCTGGGGTTGCCCCCCAAGCCTGACCGGCGGTCCCAGCGGGAGAGCAGCGTGCCCTGGTCCCTGCGCCCCGAGCCCTTCAGCCCCACGGCCGAGGACGAGGTCTTCTCCCCGTCATCGCTGAGTGAGATCAGCAGCCTCCGCTCCGAGAGCCTGGCCGGCACCAGCTCCCCCGAGGCCTCgcagggcagccctgggacCACCGTGGTGCTGAGGGAGCCCCAGGCTCAGCCCAAGTGGAGCTGCCCGGATGGGTCTGACCGCACCATGTCCCCCTCCAGTGGCTACTCCAGCCAGAGCGGGACGCCCACGCTGCCCACCAaggggctgggacccccatCGGTGTCCCCGggcagggctcagccccagAAGCCGGACCGGGTGTGCTCCCTGCAGTCACCTGCGCTCTCCGTGtcctcctccctcacctccatctcctcctcggCCTCGGACCCGGCCCCCCCCGAGACGCTGCCCTGCCGCTCGGACCGGTTCGTCATCCCGCCGCACCCCAAGGTGCCCGCTCCCTTCTCCCCGCCACCCACCAAGCCCCAGCAGTCCCCAGCCCCCGCTGGCCCCCTGCTCCCCTCGCCAGCCCCACCGGCACCCAGCACCGCCTGCCAGGAGCCCTCAGCCAAGCCCAGCGGCAAGTCTCCACCACCATCGCCGCCGCCTGCCTACCACCCGCCTCCCCCGCCGGCGAAGAAGGCGGAGGGGAGCCCCCAGGCCTCCAGCGAGGGCCCCGCCGACACCGCctggcccccgccgcccccgccagCTCCCGAGGAGCACGACCTGTCCATGGCGGACTTCCCCCCTCCGGATGAAGcctatttctccagcctgcccgACGCCGCACCGGCTCCCGCGGCCGAGCAGAAAGCAGCACCGAGCCCCGGGGCTGCGTCTTCCTCCTTCTCGGCTGCCGTCTCCTCGCGCAGCCAGCAGCAATGCCCACCGGCCGGGGCCCCGCGGCCGCCTTCCCCCGCCGAGCCCCCTCCCGCAGTCACcgtgcccccgccgccgcctctccCCGTGCCCTCAGCTCCGGCTCCGCTGCCCCAAACCAGCCTTAAGAAAGCGGCCAACGGCCCCCGGGCAGACGCCAGGAAGGAGCCGGCGTCGCGCAGCAAGAGCAGCCCGGTGCCCAAGGAGGACGCCAGCCTGCCCATCGTCACGCCCTCGCTGCTGCAGATGGTGCGGCTGCGCTCCGTGAGCGTGGAgccgcccgccggggccggcGCCGGGGCCGAGGAGCGGCCGGCACCCCAGAAGCCCGTCCGCCGGTCCCTGTCCACGCGGCAGCCCCCTCCTGCCAAAGACACGGTGCCTTCGAACCAGCTCCACGCCGCCGTGCACCTCAAGGCAGCCGCCTTGTCCTCCGGCGAGGCCGCGGAGAAGCCGCCGGGCAGCAGAGCGGCTCTGCCCGGCCCCGAGGGGCCCCCGGGCGATGGCCAGCTCTCCCCCAGGCACAAGTCACCGGCCTCCACCGCCAGCTTCATCTTCGCCAAGAGCTCCAGGAAGCTGGTGATCGAGACGGCCTTGTCCCCCGAGGCACAGGCCGACCTGAAGAGGAACTTGGTGGCCGAGCTGATGAATGTCTCGGGGCAGCGCTCGgcagccccggctgctgcccAGCAGGGCCCCGGCAAGGCACAAGCCCACCGAAAACCTGGCAAGATCCCCCCTCCGGTAGCCAAGAAGCCTTCGCTTGGCCTGGGGCCAGCTCCTTCCCCCCTGAGCCCAAAGGCGCCCGGGCCGGAGGCGCTGGGCTCCCCCGTGCCGGACGGGAAGGCCAAGGCGGTGCCGGTGGACGAGAGCAGGACTAAGAGCGAGCCGGCAGGGACGGCGGCCTCGGGGACCGAGGGCAGGAGTGCCACGGAGCCACCGGCACAAG ACGGACGGGGAGAGACGGCCTGA